AATCTTCGCGTACTACCTTTCGTGATATGTACTATCAGACCATTTCATCTTCCACTTCGGCCAGCGGAACGCGCAGCGGCAGTAATGCTTCTCAGGTAGGTTACGGTGCTTCGGTCGGATCGGTCGATATTTTGAATACTCGTACCGGCTATGCTTCAACGGGTAGCTCGATGGATTTGTATATCGATGGTGAAGGTTACTTTGTTGTTCAGGACGGCGCCGGCAACGAGCGCCTGACTCAGGTGGGTACCTTTGGGTTTGACGGTGACGGCAACCTGACCGACGGCAACGGTAACTTTATTTGCGGCTATTCCGTAGATAAGCTAAAGAGCACGGTTTCCGTTGGCGGCGCAAAGGTCGATTTTGGGCTGAAGGCCGACGGTACGAAAAACGGCGGCAAGGTAGTCGACGGAAAAGATGTCAGCTACCTCGAAGGGTATACCTTTAAGGTGGTTGACGGCGGTGCTTCCGCAACGCAGGCCGTTGCGGTTGACCCTACCGAAAAGACGATTACAGTTACTTTAAAAACAGCAGACATGACAAAACAAGGCCTGGAGACCGCACTAAAGTCCACAACGTGGACCAGCACACTGATGGATGGTACTGACCCCGCAATTCTGAAAAACAGTGACGGCACTTATGTAAAGCTGTCTGATGTTCTGGATGCTTCCCTGATTAAGGTTGCGGATGCCGATACCACAGCCATTAAAGCGACCACCGGAAAAATTGCCGAAGAGGCTACCTTTCAAGGGGATGGTTCCGGTTCGGAATACCTGAAAAAAATCATCAATGACAAGGGCGAGATGAAGAATCTTGCGGTTGGCTCAGACGGTACAATCACTGGTGAGGCGACCGACGGCACGATTCAGATCATCGGTAAAATTGCCATTGCAAACGTTCCGAACCCCGACGCTCTGCAGCATGAAGGAAACTCCTATTACAAAGCGGTTAATAACACCGGTGTTATCACCTATACCACACCGGGCGAGGACAATACCGGCTCCCTGAAAAGTGGCGGTTTGGAATCCTCCAACGTAGACCTTGCAAATGAGTTTTCCGATATGATCATGACCCAAAGAGGATTCCAGGCTAGCTCCAAAATGATTACAGTCAGCGATGAAATGCTGGAAACATTAGTAAATCTCAAACGATAATTGAAAATGACCACCGTTCCTGAACCGGAAGCCGGTTCGGGAACGGCGGTTCAATTCAAAGAGGGATGTGCGGTATGATAGAGCTGACGAATATGAATGGCATAACGTTTGTACTCAACAGTAGCCTGATCGAAACCATTGAACTGATTCCGGAAACAAAGGTAACAACGACAACGGGTAAATATTTTCTTGTTCAGGAAAAACCGGAAGAAATCGTAATAAAGGTGATTGATTACAATCGAAAGATTTTCCAGAACGTCATTCGTACTTCGTAGTGTGATACATTCCGGCTCCCAGTATAGAGCCGTCCGGGTCCTCCGGAGCTGTCCTCGGGTGTTTCGCGAGGGTTAGGACTTCATTATAGATTACTATACGAGCAGATTTTAACTTGACGAGGGATTGGTGGTACTATGGCGGAAATATTGTCGCAGCAGCAAATCGACGAGTTGCTGGGCAGTTTGCAAAGTGGAAATGTCGATTTTAAAGATGTTGAAACCCAATCAAGCGGCCCAAAAGTAAAAGAATATGACTTTATGTCGCCCAAAAAGTTCTCGCGAGAGCAGCTGAAGTTATTGGATAATATTTTTGATAACTTTGCGCGAATGCTTAGCCTGCAGTTGGCCAGTATGCTTCGCATCTCGTGCCAGATGGAAATTTTGCAAGTAGAGGAAGAGGACTATAAGGAATTCAACAATGCGCTCAATGATTCTGTTTTGGTCGCGATGATCGGTATGCATAATCAGGACCACCGCATCGACGACAAACAGATTCTGCTGGAGCTGTCGCGCCCGATTTCGTTTTCGATTATTGATCGTATGCTGGGGGGGAACGGATCTGGGTACAACGTAGACCGGGATTATACGGAAATTGAACTTGCGCTCATGGAGTATTTATTCAAACAGATGCTTACTCTGCTGAGGAATTCCTGGTCCAATTACATTGAAATTGATCATACGCTCGATGTGATCGAAACAAATTCGCGTTTAATGCAGTCGATACAGCCCGATGAATCTGTCGCCATTGTGGTTATTGAAATCACACTGGAGGATAATTTAAAGGGAAATATGAACATATGTCTGCCAGCCGCTTCTCTGGAAGAGATTTTTAAAGTCTTTAACTCCAAATACATTAAAATTCCACGTAAGGATGACCCTGAGGTGGAGCAGGAACGCAAAGAGATCATCATGAAAGGCCTGAAAGCATCGCCGCTTTATGTCTCGGCCATGCTTGGAAAAACGCAAATAACACTGAAGGACTTTTTAGGCCTTCAGGTTGGGGATGTGATCACCCTAAATACGCCGCTTGAAGAAAACCAGATCACGGTCTGTGTGGAAAACCTCCCATGGTTTACCGGGGTAATTGGAACCAAAAAGAAAAAATATGCGGTGAAAATTGATCAAATTCTATAATTTTCAAATGGAAAGGTGATTTCTATGGAGCCTAACGGGTCTAACCACGAGGAACTGATGTCGCCAATGGAAGTCGACAGTATTGGCGAAATCATGAATATCAGCCTGGGATCGTCTGCAACTACAGTCTCTACTCTGTTGGAACAGCGCGTGAACATTACCACACCCCGGGTAACCGTCGTCACGGCGCAGGAATTTGAGTTTAAGGGCCTTGAGCCTGCAGTGGCAGTCGAAATCAATTATGTCAGCGGTCTGGACGGAACAAATGTAATGGTTCTCAAAGAGTCAGATGTTCGTATCATTGTCGGTCTGCTGCTGCAAACAGAATACTCTGAGGAAGATTTTGTCCTGGATGAAATGAGCCTCGGTGCAATTTGTGAAGTAATGAATCAAATGATGGGCGCTTCGTCCACTGCGCTTTCGCAGCTTTTGAACCGCCCGATTAACATATCGCCGCCAAGTTCCTTTAAAATTGAGAATGCCGAGCAGTTCAAGCAGAAATACTTCAATGACGACGAGCCAATCATCGCCATCCATTTTAACCTGATGATCGGCGATTTAACGAACAGTGAATTCATCAGTTTAATGAGCCTTGGCCTGGCGAAAGACCTGATTTCCAGCTTTGGGTTCGGCAGTTCCTCTCTGGAAGAGACGCCTCAGACGGTGGCTCCGGTGGCTCCGGTGGCTCCGGCTCCGGCAGCTCCGGTGGAACCCACGCCGCCCCCGGCTGCAGCACCCCCCACATCGGCGGCCTATCCGGCTCAGTCGGCCTACGTAGCCCCTCCCAATCAGCAGCAGGCTGGCTTTGTGCAAACCGCTTACGGTGTTCCGGCTGCGGCTTACAGTGCGCCGCCTGTTCCCATGGCTCCGCCTGTGCCGGTAATCCGTGGCGGGAATATGCGCCAGCCGGAGAGCCCGGCGTATGAGATCCAGAATGCATCCTATCAGAACTTTGATGAGCAGGAAACCATTTTAACAAGCGATCAGTCCAATAATCTTAATATGATTCTCTCTGTGCCGCTTGAGGTAACGGTAGAAATCGGCAGTACCAAGCGAAAAATCAAGGAAATTCTCGATTTCACCTCGGGTACAATCTTAGAGCTGGACAAACAGGCCGGTTCCCAGGTGGATATTTTTGTCAACGGTCAGCAGATTGCGAAGGGCGACGTTGTTGTAGTGGATGATTACTATGGAGTTCGTATTACCGAAATATCAAGTAATGTTGATATTATTAATGCATTAAAATAAAGAATAAGGATTTCATTTTATAGGAGGAACGAATCATGGGAAAGAAAATTATGCTGGTGGATGATGCTGCGTTTATGCGTATGATGATTAAAGACACCTTGCAAAAGAATGGCTACACCGAGATCATAGAGGCCGGCAACGGCGAGCAAGCTGTCGCTGCTTACACAGCGGAGAATCCGGATCTGGTTCTGATGGATATCACTATGCCAGTGATGGACGGACTGGAGGCACTCCGCCGTATTCGCGAAATGGACAGCAGCGCCAAGGTAGTTATGTGTTCGGCTATGGGACAGGAGACTATGGTGGTCGACGCACTCAAGCTTGGCGCAAAGGATTTTATTGTAAAACCCTTTAAGCCGGACCGCATCATGAAGACTGTTAACAGCATTTTAGGCTGATTGAGCCTTCAGAGGGGAAGAGCGCATGGGTGACGACTTTTTTTCTTTGCTGTTCTCTCTGTTTGGCATAGCGATCATTTTGTTTGGCTGCTATGCGTTCAGCAAGTACGCCGCAAAGAAGATCAATACATTTTCTAATTCGCAGAATATTAAAATTCTGGAAAAGGTTCCTCTGTCGCAGGACAAGGGCCTGGCTCTGGCACAGATCGGCGGTAAGTATTACTTAATCGGCTTTTCCAGCCAGAGCGTAGAGATTTTACAGGAACTTTCGGCCGATGATCTGAAACTGGGGGAAGAGAGCAGGCCGGCGGCCGGCTTTTTGAATCTGTTTCAACAGGCCACGAAAAACGGATGGAGCGTGAAATCGTTTGATGAGTACAGGGGAATTGCCGAAGCCAGAAAAACAAAGGGCAGAGGCCAAAACAGTGAAGACGAAGAGCCGTAAAAAACTGTTGATAACGGCGCTGCTCTCGCTGGTGCTGATGGCTTTTCTCCCGGTTCAGGCCTCCGCTGCTGCCACCGGAATTCAGATCAACGGCAACGGGGTGGATACGCTTGAGATGATCCAGATGTTTTTGATTCTGGCACTCGCGCCGTCCATTCTAATTATGACAACCTGCTTTACGCGGATCATCATCGTGCTGTCGTTTCTGCGCAACGCGCTGGGTTTGCAGCAGACGCCCCCAAATCAGGTGCTGATTGGAATGGCCTTGTTTTTATCGCTGTTCATCATGTCGCCGGTATTAACGCAGATTAACGAGGACGCTTATCAGCCGTACAAGCAGGAGAAAATTACGCAGGAGCAGTTCGTTCAGAAAGCCTCTGTACCGATGAAGGCTTTTATGCTCAAGCAGACGAAAAAGGATGACCTGAATCTGTTTCTCAATCTCTCTAAAACAGAGATCAAATCCGCGGAGGAAGCACCCCTTACGGTTGTGATTCCCGCGTTTATGACCAGCGAGCTGCGCCGGGCCTTTTTGATCGGCTTTCTGATTTTTATCCCGTTTCTGATCATCGACATGGTGGTTTCTAGCACATTGATGTCCATGGGTATGATCATGCTGCCGCCAGCCATCATTTCTCTGCCGTTTAAGCTGCTGTTATTTGTGCTGGTGGACGGCTGGGGTCTGCTGTTTAAGACTTTGGTTACCAGCTTTAACATGTAGCGCACGTGCCACACTATTCGGAAGGATATATATTTCATGACGACATCTGAGATTATCGGTGTATTTCAGGCGGCGATTTTCGCCACAATGAAGCTCGCGATGCCAATTCTGGTTTCCAGCGTGCTGATCGGCCTGGTGATAGCGGTGCTTCAGGCGGCCACACAGATTCACGAACAGACACTCTCGTTTGTTCCGAAGCTTTTGATCATTGCCGTGGTGCTGATTTTGCTGGGGCCGTGGATGATGGAGGTCATGAGCGATTTTGTTACTTACATTTTCAGCTTGATCGCAAACCTCAGCTGAGGATGGGGCGGAAAGGGTTCGGAATGTTAGATCTTGTTACTCTCAATTACAACGTAACTCTTTTGCTCCTAATTTTTATGCGCATGTCGGGTTGTGTGGTATTCAGCCCGATTTTCGGTCGAACCAGCATCCCGGTGATTATTCGGGTGGGCCTTACGCTCATGCTGTCGCTGTTTTCTTACCAGTTGGTTCCGGTGCGTACCGTGGTGCTTTCGAGCTTTCTCATCTTCTTTGTCACCATGCTGCGTGAGCTGCTGCTGGGCTTTTTAATCGGTTTTATCATTCAGCTGTTTTTATCGGTGATTCTGATCAGCGGTGAAAATATGGATATGCAGATCGGTATTTCCATGTCTAAGATTTACGATCCGCAAAGCAATGTTTCCATGCCGATTTCTGGCTCCTTTATCAACGCGATGTTCTTTCTTCTCTTTTTTTCCACCGGTGCGCACCTGACCTTGATTCAGGTGTTCGTACAGCTCTGTGTGGTGGTTCCGTACGGAGAGCTTGCCATTGATCCGCAGATTTTTTCCCATCTGGTGGAGTTGTTCCGCCTGATTCTAATTTATGCGATAAAAATGTCGCTGCCGATCATGGCGTCGCAGTTGATTACGGAATTTGCGGTTGGCCTGGTTACGAAGGCCGTGCCTCGGCTGAATATTTTTATGATAAACATACAGATTAAAATGCTTTTAGGTTTTGGGCTTCTCTTTCTGATGGCCGGGCCTTTGGCGTCCTTCCTTGAAAGGATGATCGATCTGATGTTTGATCAGATTGGCGGAGTCTACCGAATGTTGATGTAGCGCAGCGCCATTCCCGCTGATCCTGCAAGTGATGTAAAAGGGGGGATGACAGTGCCGGATAGCAGTAAAACCGAAAAAGCTACTCCGAAAAAGCGGCAGGACGAACAAAAAAAAGGTAACATTTTTCAAAGCACAGACATTGTCAGCGCTCTGAGCCTGCTGGTCATTTTTATGATCCTGCGTGCGACCCTGCCGCATACATACGAGTTTATGCAGCAGTTTCTGACCCGCTATTTTTCCTATATCTCTTCCATGGATACCATGACGCAGGCGGGAGTAATCGATATTGCCAAAGACTGCATTCAGGCTATTTTTTCTTTGGCGGGCCCGATGATGCTCGCTTCCATTGCGGCGGCGATTGTCGGTACCGGCGTACAGACCAGGTTGAGATTTTCCAGAGAAAAAATTAAATTTAAATTTTCTAATATTAGCCCATTGCAGGGCTTGAAACGCATTTTTTCTCTACGTTCCATTGTGGAGCTGATCAAATCTATTGTAAAAATATCTGTCATGCTCTACTTGTTGTATACCTCTCTTTTAAGCATTTCCAATGATTTCACGAAGCTGATGTATGCGGATGTGTATCAGGGAGTTCTGTTTATTCTGAGCAACATCATGAGCATTGTGTTAAAGCTTTCCGTTGCGTTTATCGCAATCTCCGCGCTGGATTACCTGTACCAGTGGTGGGAGTACGAGCGTAATATCCGCATGTCGAAACAGGATTTAAAAGAAGAATACAAGCAGATGGAGGGTGACCCATACGTCAAGAGCCAGCAGCGTGAGCGCCGCAGAAAAATGTCGATGCAGCGCATGATGCAGCAGGTTCCCACGGCGGATGTGATTGTCAGAAATCCAACGCATTTTGCCGTTGCTCTTCGTTATGACATAAAGAAAGACGCCGCCCCGATGGTGGTGGCAAAGGGGCAGGACTACTCGGCGCTGCGCATTATCGAGATTGCCGAAAAGCACCATATCCCCATGACGGAAAATAAGCCCCTGGCTCAGGCACTGTACCGCGAGGTAGAAGTGAACCGGCCCATCCCGGCAGAATATTATGTGATTCTGGCAGAAATTATGGCTTGGGTGTATTCCATGAAAAGAGGTTCA
Above is a window of Faecalispora anaeroviscerum DNA encoding:
- a CDS encoding flagellar hook protein FlgE, producing MLRSLFSAVSGLKAHQTRMDVIGNNIANVNTYGYKSSRTTFRDMYYQTISSSTSASGTRSGSNASQVGYGASVGSVDILNTRTGYASTGSSMDLYIDGEGYFVVQDGAGNERLTQVGTFGFDGDGNLTDGNGNFICGYSVDKLKSTVSVGGAKVDFGLKADGTKNGGKVVDGKDVSYLEGYTFKVVDGGASATQAVAVDPTEKTITVTLKTADMTKQGLETALKSTTWTSTLMDGTDPAILKNSDGTYVKLSDVLDASLIKVADADTTAIKATTGKIAEEATFQGDGSGSEYLKKIINDKGEMKNLAVGSDGTITGEATDGTIQIIGKIAIANVPNPDALQHEGNSYYKAVNNTGVITYTTPGEDNTGSLKSGGLESSNVDLANEFSDMIMTQRGFQASSKMITVSDEMLETLVNLKR
- a CDS encoding response regulator; this translates as MGKKIMLVDDAAFMRMMIKDTLQKNGYTEIIEAGNGEQAVAAYTAENPDLVLMDITMPVMDGLEALRRIREMDSSAKVVMCSAMGQETMVVDALKLGAKDFIVKPFKPDRIMKTVNSILG
- the fliP gene encoding flagellar type III secretion system pore protein FliP (The bacterial flagellar biogenesis protein FliP forms a type III secretion system (T3SS)-type pore required for flagellar assembly.), giving the protein MAFLPVQASAAATGIQINGNGVDTLEMIQMFLILALAPSILIMTTCFTRIIIVLSFLRNALGLQQTPPNQVLIGMALFLSLFIMSPVLTQINEDAYQPYKQEKITQEQFVQKASVPMKAFMLKQTKKDDLNLFLNLSKTEIKSAEEAPLTVVIPAFMTSELRRAFLIGFLIFIPFLIIDMVVSSTLMSMGMIMLPPAIISLPFKLLLFVLVDGWGLLFKTLVTSFNM
- the fliM gene encoding flagellar motor switch protein FliM, whose protein sequence is MAEILSQQQIDELLGSLQSGNVDFKDVETQSSGPKVKEYDFMSPKKFSREQLKLLDNIFDNFARMLSLQLASMLRISCQMEILQVEEEDYKEFNNALNDSVLVAMIGMHNQDHRIDDKQILLELSRPISFSIIDRMLGGNGSGYNVDRDYTEIELALMEYLFKQMLTLLRNSWSNYIEIDHTLDVIETNSRLMQSIQPDESVAIVVIEITLEDNLKGNMNICLPAASLEEIFKVFNSKYIKIPRKDDPEVEQERKEIIMKGLKASPLYVSAMLGKTQITLKDFLGLQVGDVITLNTPLEENQITVCVENLPWFTGVIGTKKKKYAVKIDQIL
- the fliQ gene encoding flagellar biosynthesis protein FliQ — translated: MTTSEIIGVFQAAIFATMKLAMPILVSSVLIGLVIAVLQAATQIHEQTLSFVPKLLIIAVVLILLGPWMMEVMSDFVTYIFSLIANLS
- a CDS encoding FliO/MopB family protein encodes the protein MGDDFFSLLFSLFGIAIILFGCYAFSKYAAKKINTFSNSQNIKILEKVPLSQDKGLALAQIGGKYYLIGFSSQSVEILQELSADDLKLGEESRPAAGFLNLFQQATKNGWSVKSFDEYRGIAEARKTKGRGQNSEDEEP
- the flhB gene encoding flagellar biosynthesis protein FlhB, whose amino-acid sequence is MTVPDSSKTEKATPKKRQDEQKKGNIFQSTDIVSALSLLVIFMILRATLPHTYEFMQQFLTRYFSYISSMDTMTQAGVIDIAKDCIQAIFSLAGPMMLASIAAAIVGTGVQTRLRFSREKIKFKFSNISPLQGLKRIFSLRSIVELIKSIVKISVMLYLLYTSLLSISNDFTKLMYADVYQGVLFILSNIMSIVLKLSVAFIAISALDYLYQWWEYERNIRMSKQDLKEEYKQMEGDPYVKSQQRERRRKMSMQRMMQQVPTADVIVRNPTHFAVALRYDIKKDAAPMVVAKGQDYSALRIIEIAEKHHIPMTENKPLAQALYREVEVNRPIPAEYYVILAEIMAWVYSMKRGSAEIEGSK
- a CDS encoding flagellar biosynthetic protein FliR; this encodes MLDLVTLNYNVTLLLLIFMRMSGCVVFSPIFGRTSIPVIIRVGLTLMLSLFSYQLVPVRTVVLSSFLIFFVTMLRELLLGFLIGFIIQLFLSVILISGENMDMQIGISMSKIYDPQSNVSMPISGSFINAMFFLLFFSTGAHLTLIQVFVQLCVVVPYGELAIDPQIFSHLVELFRLILIYAIKMSLPIMASQLITEFAVGLVTKAVPRLNIFMINIQIKMLLGFGLLFLMAGPLASFLERMIDLMFDQIGGVYRMLM
- the fliY gene encoding flagellar motor switch phosphatase FliY; the encoded protein is MEPNGSNHEELMSPMEVDSIGEIMNISLGSSATTVSTLLEQRVNITTPRVTVVTAQEFEFKGLEPAVAVEINYVSGLDGTNVMVLKESDVRIIVGLLLQTEYSEEDFVLDEMSLGAICEVMNQMMGASSTALSQLLNRPINISPPSSFKIENAEQFKQKYFNDDEPIIAIHFNLMIGDLTNSEFISLMSLGLAKDLISSFGFGSSSLEETPQTVAPVAPVAPAPAAPVEPTPPPAAAPPTSAAYPAQSAYVAPPNQQQAGFVQTAYGVPAAAYSAPPVPMAPPVPVIRGGNMRQPESPAYEIQNASYQNFDEQETILTSDQSNNLNMILSVPLEVTVEIGSTKRKIKEILDFTSGTILELDKQAGSQVDIFVNGQQIAKGDVVVVDDYYGVRITEISSNVDIINALK
- a CDS encoding flagellar FlbD family protein, with the translated sequence MIELTNMNGITFVLNSSLIETIELIPETKVTTTTGKYFLVQEKPEEIVIKVIDYNRKIFQNVIRTS